One Salvia miltiorrhiza cultivar Shanhuang (shh) chromosome 6, IMPLAD_Smil_shh, whole genome shotgun sequence genomic window, tatataattgaaataataaaaaattatattattaattaaacccgatataataataagaaataattaaaactcaatgaaataaagttgaattaattaaatgaaataatttagtgactttgaaataaaaattaatattcatGAATCATACGATGGAATTTTGCTCGgagaactactatagtgtgtcTAATGAACTCGTATAACTATACTCAATGTAATCAAGTTgcataatataattgaaataaattagtgtgaATAGCAAAGTAGAAATACAATTACTCAGTGATTCATACATAAGGGAAATCGCGTGAAAAAACTGTATaacatatagtatattttttgaatGTGTTACATTTTTTTGTGGAGAatgagaatatctaaattagtgaaaataaatctatgattatttttagaagaatcaCCAAATATATTGGAAACAATATATTGAGTATATTTATCAACGgataattagtggaaacaaataaaaataacaaaattttagcaatataaatatccgaaataataacataatttaatattagataaaattttgtttttaccttataaaaaaatctaattttcaaaaaattaaaaaataatatccgaaaacaaatctagtactacttattttttttaaggagaaacacaaaatcagttgaaacaaattaataaaaaacaaataaacacaaaatttaggagtaataattttcaaaaaataaataaataatattaatttagaaaaaaaatattcggaaacaaatctagaattattataacaagaaacactaaattattggtaacaaatcaataataaaatttaaaaacaaataaatcaataacaaagccgaaaaaaaaatatatattcgaattatataatttataaaattttctgaaataaaaacaaaaaaataaggaaacaaagtcTTCAAAAATTAAGGAAACAAAATGGAAGATTTTgtgaaaattagaaaaaaattagCCGGAAACAAAATGGAAGATTTTGTGAAAATTAGAAACAAATTAGccggaaaaaaaaggaaagaaaatggacgAAAAATAAGGAAAGAGAATGGACGAAAAAATCGAGGGAGAGAGACtaatttcagatatatatacatGGAAAAAATCAAGGGATAAAACAGTAAAACCAATAAACCCCTAAAACCGGCTCACTCTCTACCCACCAAAAAAACCGATTTTTTACCAGGTGTTCAGTACACCTGGTGTCCGTTTATCACTACTCTATCTAGATAACCTCACATTATTGTAGTAATCGCATTCTTGTGGAATTTTTAGATCTCATATTGTTGTAATAATCACATTCTTGTGGAATTTTTAGTTTCTGGCCCATCACAGAAAAATGCAACATAAAAAAAGCTCAATAAACGATAACTAGTTTACAACACTAAGCATCTTATGCCAAACACACACCAACAAGAAAATAAGTAATACACATAATTTTAAGAGAAAAGGCAATCAAGACTAGAAGGAGCTTTCTTTTTTGTGAAGCATTTCATCTACCATCCATTTCTTCATGAGCAGTTTGTATCATAACTAGCAAGCCCCTGCAGCTCTGGCCCTTCCAGACGAGGGTTGTTCTCAAAGCTGCAAAATTCAAACGCCGAGCcgcttagagagagagagagagagagagagagagagagagagagagagagagagagagatctaaTTTGAAGCAAAAACTCATCAAGAATCTTACTTGTTTAAGGGGATGTGCTCAAACGAGCCAGTAGTAGGAATAGTGCCACACAAATTGTTATTTGAAACATCACTGTACAAATGCAAATAGATACTTAAAAAGTAAGCATTTCCCATCACATAACATGCTAGGAGGTAAGGTGCTAGTCAAACTCAGAGGCACTTACACTACTTTCAAGGTAGATATACCAGTAAGAACCCTTGGGATCGGCCCATTTAGTCGATTATCATTGAGACGCCTGCAAAATCGACCACAAGCTTACTCCATTTGTAGTTTTGCTCAAGCAATTTGCACATTTGCATCAAGTGTTTATGGAAAACCGAGAAGAAAAAAGGAGGGGTAGGCAGAAGCGCGTTGAAGGTGGAAAAAACAAAAGCAGCATACAAACAAACCAATTCACATGAAGAAACTTACAAAAAGACGAGAGACTTCAAGTTTCCAAGTGATGGAGGTATTATCCCGGATATGTTGTTGTTGTATAGATCCAAGCTAATTAGGCTCTTCAATTTACCAAGCTCAGCCGGAATCGCCCCTTGAATGTTGTTTTTGTAAAGCTCCCTGCACGATGAAGTGTCCGTTTAGTATACTCTATGCTAAGATACACTAATGATGTGTAGCGGTGGGAAACTCAAGTGTCACAAACAAGATCTCAATGGTGAGTGAAGTCATGAAGAAAGAAACTTttctttaaaaacaaaactcgtTATCAAACAATGCCAGTCTGAACAAAATCGAACATTTACATAATACTTACAGATACTGAAGATGTTCAAGTTTCCCAAGCTCAGGCACTAGATGACCAGACAAATTCGAGTTGCCAAGGTCCCTATTGAAACAACAAACAAGAAGACAAGATTATGAGTTTGAGATATACGAGCATCGCAAAGCAATCAGAAAAAttacaaatcaaataataatactGAGAAAACTCCATCAGAGGAAAGTTGTTCTACATTGTGAAACATCTAATCGCCTATGAATCAACAATGCACCAGAAAAGCATCTCCAAGTATATCATTTCTCCCACAAAAGAGAAAGATTCTTTCAATCTTTAATAACATGGTAAATCTGCCAATCTATGTAGCTAACACATGTACCATTTCTAAATCAGAAAAATATACCTATTCTCATCCAAAACTGCAATTCAAATGATGATCATTTCAATACAGCATCACTAGCCCCACCAGCTTTGTGCCAAAATCGAAACAGAAAATTGGTGTTTCAAATGCATTCAAGGAACAAAACAGTACCACATCTACCTCCTCCATCCAAAGAGGGAACTTTTTTATCAACCACATCAAAATAATATGAAAAAGTAGTTAACTGGCACAATTTGATTCAAGCATCAAAAGCTCACAACTAATCATTCAAAAAATCTCTATCACAACTGTAGCAATTAACTGAAATCACTGAAGCTGGTAGAATAACCGCTACTTAGGCActaaatcacaaaaaaaaaaaatatatgcaaCTGTATACGAGAAAATCAACAGAGAATTGCGTAATTCATTAGCCACAGCATCACTAGAGATCGATAGATAcagatatatgtatatatacatacacgCGGGTGACGCGGTTATCTTGATTGCAGGTGACATGGAACCAGGTGCAAGGGCTCACGAGGTTCGGATCCCAGCTCTGGAGCACCTTCCTCGGGTCGATCAAGCTCCGGCGAAGCGCGTAGAGCGCGTCGACCTCGGAATTCCCACGCGCCGCCGGCACCGACGAAGCGACGGTTAGGGCTATGATTAGGAGCAAACCAATGGCAGCCATAAGCTCTTCGTTAGCGGAATTGATTGGTGCAATGttgcagaagaagaagaagaagaagaagaggaattgGATTCTTGAAGAATCGCAAACAATCAGTAGAAATCGAAT contains:
- the LOC130987741 gene encoding leucine-rich repeat protein 1-like; its protein translation is MAAIGLLLIIALTVASSVPAARGNSEVDALYALRRSLIDPRKVLQSWDPNLVSPCTWFHVTCNQDNRVTRVDLGNSNLSGHLVPELGKLEHLQYLELYKNNIQGAIPAELGKLKSLISLDLYNNNISGIIPPSLGNLKSLVFLRLNDNRLNGPIPRVLTGISTLKVVDVSNNNLCGTIPTTGSFEHIPLNNFENNPRLEGPELQGLASYDTNCS